Within the Candidatus Hydrogenedentota bacterium genome, the region GTCTACGCAGCGTATCCGGGCGTGGACTGGGTGCTCTATTTCGAGAACGGTGGTACGGCCGATACGCCGCTCATCGAGGACATTCAGGCGCTCGATCTGACCATGCATACAGGCACCGCCGCGTTACCCACTGAATTCGGCCATAACCGCGGCGACGTATTCAGCGAAGCCAGTTTCGAGAACGCCACGGCGACACTCGAACCCAACATTCCCTTCACCCTGGCGCCCCAGGGCGGCCGCTCGTCAAACGGGGCGTTCCCTTTCTTCGACCTGCGGTTTGGCAACAACACCCTGATCGGCGCGATTGGCTGGTCGGGGCAATGGTCGCTCGCCGCTGTCCGGGAACACCCCGAATACCTTCGCCTTCGTGCCGGCATGCAGCGGACCAGCCTGGCCCTTCATCCCGGCGAAAAGATCCGCACGCCGCGCATCCTCCTGCTCGCCAACACCACCGACGCGGCCACGGCGCACAACCGGTTCCGCCGCCTCATGCTTGCCGAGTATCTGCCTAAAGTCGACGGACGCCCGATTGTGCCGCCCGTCGCGCTACAGTGTTTTGACCGCTACTACCGCAAGGACCCCGAGTGGGCGACGGAAGCGGGCCAGCTTGACGCAGCGAAGAACGCCGCCGCGTTCGGTTTCGATACCCACTGGCTCGACGCCGCATGGTTCCCGAAAGGTTTCCCGACCGGCGTGGGAAACTGGTTCGCGGACCCCGAATTGTTCCCAAGAGGACTGGGCCCCATAGGGGACTTCTGCCACCGCAACGGGATTCGGTTCCTGTTGTGGTTCGAGCCGGAGCGCGTCGCACCCGATACGCAAATCGCCACCGAACACCCGGACTTCGTCTTCGGCGGCGGGCAGGGGGGCCTGTACCGGCTTGACCTGCCTGAAGCGCGCCGGTGGCTCACCGACACGCTGTCCGCGCGCATCGAGGAATACGGGCTGGACTTTTACCGCAACGATTTCAATATGGACCCGCTGGAATACTGGCGTAAAAACGACACGCCCGGACGCGAAGGCGTCACCGAGATCCGGTACATCGAGGGTCTCTACGCCATGTGGGACGAGCTGCTCGAGCGCCATCCGGGGCTGATCATCGACAATTGCTCGAGCGGCGGACGCCGCATCGATCTCGAGACCTGCTCGCGCTCCATCCCCCTCTGGCGAAGCGATACCAATTGTTTCCCAGGCAACGCGGATTGGAACCCGGGGCACTCACTGGGCATCAGCTATTACCTGCCCGCCCACAACGCCACCGCGTGGCAACCCGATGCGTACCCCATGCGCGCCGCTGCGACCGCCGGCCTAATCTGCCAGTGGGACTACCGCAACCCCGATTTCCCCGCCGAGCAGGGCCGCCGCTTCGTCGAGGAAGCCAAATCCCTTTCCAAATACTGGTACGGCGACATCTACCCGATGACGCTCGGCATGAACGGCGCCAGCCATTGGTGCGCGTTTCAGCTTGACCGCCCCGACCTCGACGAAGGCGCCGTCTACTTCTTCCGGCGCAGCCAATCGCCTTACACGCATTTCACCGTCAATCTGAGCGCCCTTGCGCCGGATGCCCTCTACACGCTCGAACACCGCGCGGAAGACGGAACCGTTACCCGGGAAGAACGCACGGGAAAATCGCTCACTGATGACGGCATCGAGGCGGTGCTGGCTACGAAACCCGCCAGCCTCATCGTGCGGTACGAGAAGAAAAAGTAGCGTGAACCGGCCCGCGCGCGGCGGCGCGGCGCGAGCGCGGGCCCGAGCCCGTCATCCCTGGGTGCGGGATTGCCCCGTCTCGCTCCGCGCGATCTGGAGTTTTTCCATCAACTCCCGCTTGCCCTTTTCATACTTCGCCCGGGGATTGGCCTGGTAAAGGTGCCCGGCGCATTCGTCCCACCAGACCGACGGCATCGCGTTGTACTTGAGGCAAGTGTCGGGGATGCCGTGCGTAGTCGTGAGGCGCTCAAACAGCAGGCGGTAGAATTCCCGGGCTTTCATTGTGCTTCCAAACTGAAGTCCGAGTTTCTGAAGCAGGTCCAGGTCGCGTTTCTGGCTGTCCAGTTCCCCGCAACCCCAGACATGCGAGCATGCGCTGAGTTCCGGGATGCGGCCCGGACACGGCGCGCACATCATCCAGTCGGCCCCCCGCACCAGCTTGATCCTGATATCGGGCTTCTTGTTGATAATCAGGTCGATCAGTTCGGGAAGGTTGTCTTCCTTGAAGGGCGGCCGAAGGCCTTCTCCGTACTGGCATACGGCGCACGCGAGAATGTGCGGCCGCACCGTAACCTCTTCCGCTGCAGACAGCGCTTCAAGAGACTTCTTCTTCTCCGCAGCCATTTCCTCTTCGGACCGTGGCGGTATGAGGGCGTTGATTCCCTTCTCCTGGCCCCGTTCGTAGTTGCCGGTATTTGCCAGCGGGCATCCCTTCCACGCGTTGCCAGTCACCGTGTGATAGGCGCAGAGGCCCGAAACCGTCGAGACGCCCATGAGCAAGGTCTTGAACAGCGCGCGGGCGGGCAGCGTGATGCCGGGCGGAAGGCTCAGGATCTGAAGCACGTCCAGGTCGCGTTTCCGGTTGAACTCCTCGCTCTCCGGCGTGTCTTCCTCAATGCCCGACTCCTGGTACGAGTACAGAGCGCCCGCGCTGCAGGACAGCGTTACGGGTATGTCGGGATTCCGCCGGACCGCGTCCCGGATTTCCTTGCATCGTTGATACTGTTCGGCGCCGCTATCGCCTTCTTCGCCAAGCGAGCAAATCGTGCAGAGGAGCTGATATGGCCGGATGACAAGTGGCGTCGGCATTGATGCGGTCTCCTTCTCTTGAGAAGCCTCCTGCGCGGCAGCGATGCTGCTAAGACCCAGGAGTCCTGCTCCACAAAGATGCGTGCACTGAAGAAATTCACGGCGTTCCATCTCACAGCTCTCCTCTGGCTCTAGTACTGCGTTGCTGGGACGCCAACCAGTATGCGCCAAATCAGGTCCCATTTCTACCTGCCGGCGCTTGAGACCTCATTCTTTGCGGTGCCGATTTCTCTCCGGCGCGCAGGCAACTGTTGCTCGAGCGTTTCATGCAGGCTCTCGAGCTTTTCTCCCAACGAGTACGGCGTGTAAACATAGTCCTGCTCGAACTGGAACCCGAGACGAGAATCCCGGGTCGCGGCAAGCAGCGAACGTTCCGTCCGCGCGATTTCCTCGCGCACGATCGTCTCCATCCGGTCGAGTATCGCGTTTGCCTTCTGAGGCTCTTGTTCCGCGGCCTGCTGCAGGCGGAGATCCTCGAATTCGAGAACGGCATAATCGCTCTGCATCATCCGTTGCAGCTGCTCGGCAACCACTACTTCCCGCACCGCCTGCCGCCGTTTGGATTCGGGGCTCGCAAGCGCCGCCGCCCGGTACAGTTTCAGACCTTCCTCCATGCGCTCCGACGCCTGCCGCAGGTACTTCAGGAAAACCGGCAGGACCTTTGTTTCCCGCCCGGCTTCCACGCCGGTCGCGCTTCTCGCATAAAACTCGGCCATGTTTACACCATTTGTGAAATCGGGATAGAAGACCATGCGCGATACCGTGAATGGCCAGTAGGGATTGACCTGTGCGCCGAAATACCCCATCCACTTGTTGTGGTCCGTCCACGAATGCGTGAAGGTCGTGGTCCGGAGAGGCGGTTCCTGGAAAAATAACGGGTTCCCGATGGCGTTGTTCGTTCCCATGTTCGGGCCGGTATCCGGCACAAGGCGAATCGCAAGGCTGAACTGGTCCCATGCTTCGAGAACCATGTCCTTCTGCCCGCTTCCAAAACCGCGGGCGGCAACAGCGCCGAGCAATTCTTCAAACGGAGGCGCATCGCTCCAGCACGTCCAGGCCCGCAACTCGGTCATCAGATTGGGCGTGTAGCCGCTGCTATGGCTTTCCAACGTACCGTTTACCCCGTACTTCTCGAGCGCCTTGTACCGCTCGTACCATTGGTACGGGAACGGGAGGTAAGGGATGGTGCCGAACTGCCAGGCGGCAAACGTGTCGGCCTTGGAATAGACCTTCATGCTCCGTTTGCGCGCTTCGGCAATCTGGGCCTCAGTCACTTCGGCGGGTCCGACTTGATTCAGCGAATAGTCGCGCAGATGCCCCTTCATGCCATCGAGCTCGAAGCTCTTTCCGTTCTCCCACGTGAGCAGGGGGGTTGTATCCGCGGGAAGCTGCTGGATGAAATAGCGTTTCATCTCGACGTTCTGCGGCCGGAAATCGATATTGTATTCCCAGGGCAGAATCTCGATGGCGGGATTCACCCGGTGGCATTCTTCGGTCACGAGCGCCACGGCCCGCGCCCAGTTTTGCGCCCAGTCTTTCACATGCTCTTCGCCGGCGCCATGAAGCCCCCCCCATTGTTTGTACCAGAAGCCTTCCGTCAGAAGGATATAGCCATGGATGTCGGGAAACTCCGCCAGAATGTCCCTTACCAGCTTGCGAAGCCCCGCCTCGCTCTCCGGAGTCCCAAGAGACTGGTAGATGATCGGCACGTAGACCTTGATCCCGTACCGCGAGGCGCGGTTGACCAGGTCTCGCATCTGGGCAGGGTCCTGCCTGCGCACCAGATAGAGCAGGCGCGCATAAAATTCGGTCGAGGTCTCGGCCGTCGTGCGGTCTCCGTTCGGGTTCGCATAACACGACGCGAAAATGCCGTCAAAACCATCGTGAACGAGGTGCGAGAGCAGCGCATCCGGCCATTCCATCCAGCCCATCCAGGATTCAATCATCCGCATATCGTACACGCTGTGCCGAACCGTGCTCAGATTGGCCGGCAGGAACGGCGCCTCGCGCAAGTTCATCCGGGCTTCCAGGTTGTACAGCCCAAACATCGCGCCGCGTTCGTCATACCCGCATACCGTCACCCGTTCCGGCGTCGCGATAATCTCATAATCCTTCGGTGCCGTTAGCGCCGCTCCGCAACCGGGCAACTGCTCGCGCGTGCCGGCGACGATGCACTGCGTGAGACCCTGCCAGCCGTCGAGCGTATCCCGGCCCTCGACTTCCACCTGCACTCCCATCGACGTCTTCAGGTAGTCCTGAAAATCGTGTACCGCGTTCTGTAGAACCACGCCACTGTGCTGGTCCCAAACCAATTTCCAGCCCTGGCTGGGCAGCTCGAATTCGCCGGCGTTCACGTTGGCCTGAGGGTCGCGACGCGCTACATGGACGGGGCTTTCGGACAACCGCTTGTGATAGTCGTACAGCGCCTCCCGAGGCAGTACGCGCGCCACCTCCTGGGCAAAGGCATCCGCGGGCACTTCGGGTTGCTCGGGGACCGCGATCGCGATTCCACGGCGCTCCGGCAATTGTTTCCCGAGCGTTGCGCGCAGACCCTTGAGTTTTTCCTCAAGCGAGTACGGCGTATAGACGTAATCGCACTCGGATTGAAAACCCAGGCGCGAGTCGCGTGTCGCGGCAAGCAGCGAAAACTCGGTACGCTCGATTTCTTCGCGCAGGATGGCTTCCATGTGGTCGAGGAGCGCGTTCGCTTTCGCGGCATCCTGCTCGGAGGCCAGTTGCAGGCGCAGCTCCTCGAACTCGAGGATCGCTTGGTTGCTGCGCAGCATCCGCTCGATCTGTTCCGCTACGATAACCTCTCGCAGCGCCCCTTCCCGCTTGACGGCCGGGCTCGCAAACGCCGCCGCACGGTACAGCTTCAACCCTTCCTCCAGACGGTCAGCAGCCAAGCCCAGGTATTTCAGGAAGACTGGCAACACTTGTTGCCCTCCGCCGTTCTCGATCCCTGACACGCTGCGCGCGTACGACTCGGCCCTGTTCGTCTGGTTGGTGAAGTCAGGGCAGAATACCAGACGCGAAACAGTGAATGGCCAGTAAGGGTTGATCTCGCCTCCCATGTACCCCATCCACTTGGCCTCATCCGTCCATGAACGCGTGAACCTGGCCGTGCGAACCGGCGGCTCCTCAAAAAACAGCGGATTGCCGATCGCGTTGCTCGTGCCCATGGTCGGGCCGGTGTCAGGCACCAAACGAATGGCCTGGCTGAACAGGTCCCATGCCTTCAGAACCGTTTCCTGGTTGTCCGCGCCGAAATTGCGCCGGGCGACGGCGCCAAGCAGTTCGTCAAGGGGAGGCGCGCCACTCCAGCAATACCACGCCCGCAACTCGGTCATGAAACTCGGCGAGTATCCGGTGCTCCAACTCTCCATCGTGCCATTCACGCCAAGCTCTTCCATCGCCTTGTACCGGGCATGCCACTGGTACGGAAATGGGTGGTACGGAACGGTCTGCAACTGCGCGCCGCACACAAACGTGTCGCCGTTGGTGTAGACCTTCATCCCCCGCCGGCGCGCTTCCGCGATCTGCGCTTGCGTGACTTCCGCGGGGCCGATCTGGCTTATCGCATAGTCACGGAGGTATCCCTGGAATCCGTCTATCTCGAAGCTCTTTCCGTTC harbors:
- a CDS encoding alpha-galactosidase; the encoded protein is MRGISVSIVYGLALCSPLAAQNAAFADAVMASPDELAAFAAWAADVFGDAALDSNAPPKVALELKKQDFSELHFRLSCVDTPLRIGDQGFEHGLGTHANSEIIASVPEKAVRFEAMVGIDNNADTGGQRGSGVFIVEFGGQEAVRTPVVRGGEAPVPVAFDVPAGTNSLTLKADTTEDGPAHDQADWADARYILADGTTVWLDAGHHRPPMAAAKAPFSFRYAGQDSRDFLAQWERTAASKDFGTYRFCTAHWTDPVTKLRVTAEAKVYAAYPGVDWVLYFENGGTADTPLIEDIQALDLTMHTGTAALPTEFGHNRGDVFSEASFENATATLEPNIPFTLAPQGGRSSNGAFPFFDLRFGNNTLIGAIGWSGQWSLAAVREHPEYLRLRAGMQRTSLALHPGEKIRTPRILLLANTTDAATAHNRFRRLMLAEYLPKVDGRPIVPPVALQCFDRYYRKDPEWATEAGQLDAAKNAAAFGFDTHWLDAAWFPKGFPTGVGNWFADPELFPRGLGPIGDFCHRNGIRFLLWFEPERVAPDTQIATEHPDFVFGGGQGGLYRLDLPEARRWLTDTLSARIEEYGLDFYRNDFNMDPLEYWRKNDTPGREGVTEIRYIEGLYAMWDELLERHPGLIIDNCSSGGRRIDLETCSRSIPLWRSDTNCFPGNADWNPGHSLGISYYLPAHNATAWQPDAYPMRAAATAGLICQWDYRNPDFPAEQGRRFVEEAKSLSKYWYGDIYPMTLGMNGASHWCAFQLDRPDLDEGAVYFFRRSQSPYTHFTVNLSALAPDALYTLEHRAEDGTVTREERTGKSLTDDGIEAVLATKPASLIVRYEKKK